The Lycium ferocissimum isolate CSIRO_LF1 chromosome 1, AGI_CSIRO_Lferr_CH_V1, whole genome shotgun sequence genome includes a region encoding these proteins:
- the LOC132030167 gene encoding cysteine proteinase inhibitor 1-like gives MAIKFNPLLGSLLVVVATVLLHVSDAKGGRKEAIAGGWKPITNITDLEVVEIGKFAVDEHNKEAKTKLEFQKIVKGESQVVAGINYRMVITAKDSDSLRNYLAEVWEHPEKKLRNLTAFVVCKPSK, from the coding sequence atggctaTCAAATTCAATCCCCTCCTTGGGTCTCTCTTAGTGGTGGTTGCCACCGTTCTCCTCCATGTCTCTGACGCAAAAGGCGGCCGGAAAGAGGCTATTGCAGGCGGTTGGAagcccataaccaacataacagaTCTTGAGGTGGTGGAAATAGGAAAATTTGCGGTGGATGAGCACAACAAAGAGGCGAAGACAAAATTGGAGTTTCAAAAAATAGTGAAAGGAGAAAGCCAAGTCGTTGCCGGAATAAATTATCGAATGGTCATCACCGCCAAAGATAGTGACTCGCTACGTAACTACTTGGCCGAGGTGTGGGAACATCCAGAGAAGAAACTTAGAAACCTTACTGCCTTTGTAGTATGTAAGCCTAGTAAATAG